The proteins below come from a single Zea mays cultivar B73 chromosome 8, Zm-B73-REFERENCE-NAM-5.0, whole genome shotgun sequence genomic window:
- the LOC109941715 gene encoding uncharacterized protein has product MVTAQAFGQGVALEASVPDDKVLGSADVTELVPAESLQVAPGGDPLPSHQLISHDLGVASFFSNFQALVDEMSSRLRLQGASVPEGALSLARWNPVLLQRRVSDLEAANADMTRQYSALEEKRSQDQAELVRRCSDLEEKYSQSQTELAQVSASLNDANTLNSILHAQLDSEKEEKHALVTSRDNLDRLYRDSSNSLTIFERSHRFTREELDNLRYKLQESLDDVIRLRELISAKDVVIKNLRASKKSVAQELEAAQLAIKVAEETSATLRAQRDKAMDKAIRAGRILMRRPGVVVPDDIVADVNAAPDSSSRPSSSVAPEKDVAG; this is encoded by the exons ATGGTGACAGCCCAAGCCTTTGGTCAAGGCgtcgctttagaggccagcgtACCTGATGACAAGGTTTTGGGTTCTGCTGATGTCACTGAATTGGTCCCTGCTGAATCGTTGCAAGTTGCTCCGGGTGGTGATCCTTTGCCGAGCCATcagttgatctctcacgatttgggagtcgcTTCCTTCTTCTCCAACTTCCAG GCATTGGTCGACGAGATGTCTAGTCGGTtgaggttgcaaggtgcttccgtcccggaaggagctttgtctctggcgcgttggaatccggtgctgcttcagcggcgtgtTTCTGATTTAGAGGCGGCGAATGCTG ATATGACTCGGCAGTATTCTGCTCTTGAGGAAAAACGctctcaagatcaagctgaactggtccggcggtgttctgatcttgaggaaaagtattcccaaagtcagacagagctggcccaggtctctgcttctctgaatgatgccaacACGCTGAACTCTATTCTCcacgctcagcttgactctgagaag gaagaaaaacatgcccttgttacttctcgtgacaatcttgacaggctataccgtgactctagcaactcgctgaccatcttcgagaggagtcatcgcttcaccagggaggagttagacaatcttcgttataagctgcaagaaTCCTTGGATGATGTGATTCGCCTCAGGGAGTTGATATCAGCCAAAGATGTTGTCATCAAgaatctgcgtgcttccaagaaatctgtTGCCCAGGAGCTGGAGGCTGCTCAGTTGGCtatcaaggttgctgaagagacttccgctactctgagggcccagcgcgataaagctatggataaagctattcgcgcggggcggattctgatgaggagacctggtgtggttgtcccagacgacatagtggcagatgtgaacgctgctcctgattcctctagccgtccttcttcgtcggtcgctcctgagaaggaTGTTGCAGGATAG